DNA sequence from the Anser cygnoides isolate HZ-2024a breed goose chromosome 22, Taihu_goose_T2T_genome, whole genome shotgun sequence genome:
cagcaccgctccagcccctgcgcAGAGCTTCGGACGCAGCACAGCCCCGCAGCAGAGATGCTTTGCCGCCTGCACTTCATGCCTCCCACCTCTGGGTCCCTGTTCCCGTGGCTGGGACCCGTCCGCACCCTCTGGCCGCATCCAGGCACCCTCTTCGCTGAGCTGGAGAGAGAAATACGGATGGAGATGGAGAGGGCTCGGCAGTTCATGAGCAGCTTCGAGCAGCTCCTGAGCAgcgggagcagccccggccgcGCCAGCATCGCCGCCGAGCGAGCCCCGAGCGCCAGCGCAGCCCTGACCCAGGGCTCCGGGGAGGGTTTCTCCGTCTGCCAGGACGTGAAGGACTTTGCCCCCGAGCAGCTGTCGGTGAAGGTGGTGGGCAGGAaggtggtgctggtggggcagAAGGAGACGCAGAGCACGGACGAGAAGGGCTCCTTCTCCTACAAGTACGAGGTGCTGAAGCGCGAGTGGGACGTGCCCGAGGAGGTGGACGCCGAGGCCCTGAGCTGCTCCCTGTCCAAGGAGGGGCAGCTCCGCATCGAAGCCCCCCGGCTGGCCCTGCCGGCCGCCCCGGAGAGGAACGTGCCCATCCAGATGCCGCCGGCGGTGGCACAGCAGGCGGCCGGCGCGGACGACGGAACCGAGAGGGCCAAGGCGTGATGGGGagcgccgcggggcccggcTGAGCCCGGCTGCTGGGGCAGCCGCCGGCCGCagagcggggccgtgccggccCAACgcgggtgtgtgtgtgtgggggggatcTGTGGCCAAAAGGCATGAAATTTTttgatatttaataaatatttgtgacTTTTACACACGCGGCTTGCGAGTTGCTGAATTGCCCGCCCCGCTGCCTCGCTGTGCTCCCCGCCGTGCCCACGCAGTGAGGGTAAAGGAGCCGGGGCCGTGCAGCCGCGGGCACACCCGTGGCCCCCCCCCGTTCTCCTTGGTGgaggggggcggctgggggggctccggccCCTGCGcggccccgagcagcccccccTTGCAGCCCAGGGggcagcacccttgggtgccccagCACCTTGGGGGGACACAGCCCTGGGATCTCGGGGCTGGAGCCGTGGCACCCAAACCGAGCCAGGCCGAGTCGAGCCTGGCcaagccgagccgagccgggacgagccgagccgagccgggccgggccgggccgggccaagccccgtgcccccccccccgcgccatTGCTGGCACCTTCCAGGCGCCGCCGGGCTTGGCGCGAACCCTCGGGCCGCCAAGCCACGCCCCCTAATGGGATATGGGCGGGTATTTCCATATATGGGCATGGGGGCGGTCCCTCTCATATACACcacggggacggggcggggcCACGGCCCATATTCGGCGCAGGAGGCGCGGCGCGCCCGGTGGGCGTGGCCTCACCGACGAGCGAGCGCCGAGAGGCGGAGCCTCGTCCATTTATGGGAAACGGGGGCGTGGCCTCACTCCGTATTAGGCGGAGTGGGCGGGGAGAGGGGCGTGGCCGCGCTCCATATTTGGCAGCGCAGCGCGGGGCGCTCAGCGCCCGCTAccgcggccccgggccccgggACCCGAGCACCGGCCCCAGGCTCCCCTCGTTTCGtgccccctgggctgggggcggccccgcgTTACCGGGCCCGGACCGCAGACCCTCGAGGCTATGGGGCCGCGTTGGGCCCCGGCTTCGCTTctcgggggccgggggcacggagcccgcagccccgggcGGGAGCGGAGCCCCGACACAGcgggagccccggccccgccgtccCGGCACCGCCGTCCCGGGAGCCCCGCGGCCACCCCCGTTCATCTCCGGACTACCGGTCCCGGCGTGCCCGGCGCGCAGGCGCAGTGCTCTGGCGGCGCACGCCGGGCCCGGCATGGCGGAGCCGGAGGCCGCGCAGCCCGGGAGACCCCCGCCGGGTCCCGGCACGGCGGCGGCGCCGAGCGGGGCaaccgggagcggggccggcccggTTCCCGGAGCGGCGGGAGGGACGGGTTCCAGCGatccggcccggcccggcctcagccagcagcagcgggCGAGCCAGCGCAAGGCGCAGGTGCGCGGCTTCCCCCGCGGCAAGAAGCTGGAGAAGCTGGGGGTGTTCTCCGCCTGCAAggtgggcccggggggggcggccccgggggggtgcggggctggggggggcggtgCTGAGCTGCGtgggacggggtggggggggggtgcggggaagggggggggggatgctgaGCTGGGtgggaggggtgctgggggatggggcggggggctggggggggggaacagggtgctgagctgcgTGGGACAGGGTGGGTCAGcaggggggtgcggggggctgggggggtgcaggaacagggtgctgagctgggtgggatgggatggggggctGTGTGGGGAAGGGGTGCAGGAACGGGGTGCTGAGCCGGGTgggagcagggtgctgagctcgGCAGGATGGGGCGCGGGGCTGTGCATGGGTAAGGGGTGCAGGAatggggtgctgagctgggtggGAACAGGGGGATGGGATGTGCAGGGCTGTGCATGGGATTAGGGGTGCAGGAacggggtgctgagctgggtgggatgggatgtGGGGCTGTGCATGGGTAAGGGGTGTAGGAacagggtgctgagct
Encoded proteins:
- the LOC106048003 gene encoding heat shock protein 30C-like — translated: MLCRLHFMPPTSGSLFPWLGPVRTLWPHPGTLFAELEREIRMEMERARQFMSSFEQLLSSGSSPGRASIAAERAPSASAALTQGSGEGFSVCQDVKDFAPEQLSVKVVGRKVVLVGQKETQSTDEKGSFSYKYEVLKREWDVPEEVDAEALSCSLSKEGQLRIEAPRLALPAAPERNVPIQMPPAVAQQAAGADDGTERAKA